A window from Symbiopectobacterium purcellii encodes these proteins:
- a CDS encoding TIGR01620 family protein, with product MSEPLKPRITFDDEAPSATASTLRSTVAFDDDASRHFSPTVPEAELSREGEAEAAVEAALRPRRSLWRKLVMAGLTLFGASAVAQGIQSVHTAWLEQQWIALGGLAAGGMIVVAGVGSLIAEWRRLYRLRARAEARDKARELLGSLAVGQGRDFCERLAQQAGLDDGHPALQRWRASLHETHNDKEVLVLYANVVQPVLDNRARREISRSAAESTLMIAVSPLALVDMAFIAWRNLRLINRIAALYGIELGYFSRIRLFKLVLLNIAFAGASEMVREIGMDWMSQDLAARLSARAAQGIGAGLLTARLGIKAMELCRPLPWLDDKPQLGDFRRELVGQIKAVVQKKTTPTPP from the coding sequence ATGAGTGAACCGCTAAAGCCGCGCATCACCTTTGATGACGAGGCACCCTCGGCAACCGCATCCACGCTACGCAGTACCGTTGCCTTTGATGATGATGCCTCGCGTCACTTCTCCCCGACGGTGCCCGAAGCGGAATTGAGCCGCGAAGGCGAGGCGGAAGCCGCCGTTGAAGCGGCATTGCGACCACGCCGCAGCCTATGGCGCAAGCTGGTGATGGCGGGTCTTACCTTATTCGGCGCCAGCGCGGTTGCGCAGGGTATCCAATCGGTACATACCGCTTGGCTGGAACAGCAGTGGATCGCGCTGGGTGGGTTGGCGGCGGGCGGCATGATAGTGGTCGCCGGTGTAGGCTCACTGATTGCCGAATGGCGGCGTTTGTACCGTTTGCGGGCGCGTGCCGAAGCGCGCGATAAAGCCCGTGAGTTGCTCGGTAGCCTCGCTGTTGGGCAGGGGCGCGATTTTTGTGAAAGGCTGGCGCAGCAGGCCGGGTTGGATGACGGACATCCTGCACTCCAGCGTTGGCGCGCCTCGCTGCATGAGACTCACAACGATAAAGAAGTGCTGGTGCTGTACGCCAATGTGGTGCAACCGGTGCTGGATAACCGCGCACGCCGCGAGATCAGCCGTTCGGCCGCCGAATCGACGCTGATGATTGCGGTCAGCCCACTGGCGCTGGTGGACATGGCTTTTATTGCCTGGCGGAACCTGCGTCTGATCAATCGTATTGCCGCGCTTTACGGTATTGAACTGGGCTATTTTAGCCGCATTCGTCTGTTTAAATTGGTGCTGCTGAATATCGCTTTCGCCGGCGCGTCAGAGATGGTGCGTGAAATTGGCATGGACTGGATGTCGCAGGATCTGGCTGCGCGCCTCTCAGCACGCGCTGCACAGGGTATTGGCGCCGGTTTGCTGACCGCGCGACTCGGCATCAAGGCGATGGAGCTCTGCCGTCCATTGCCTTGGCTCGATGATAAGCCGCAGCTTGGGGATTTCCGGCGTGAGTTGGTCGGGCAGATCAAAGCTGTGGTACAGAAAAAAACCACACCAACGCCGCCGTAA
- the tyrR gene encoding transcriptional regulator TyrR translates to MRLEVFCEDRIGLTRELLDLLASRAIDLRGIEIDPAGRIYLNFATLGFDDFRVLMAEIRRIESVRDVRTVAFMPSEREQRAMSAVLESMPEPVFSLDLKGNIELFNPAMLALFEQSADSISAVTINQLIPNYNFTRWLERDDRRLEAERVVIRGQDFLLEITPVYLDNDAGESVIAGALVMLKSAVLMGRQLQDLAVNDENEFNHIVAVSPKMRQVVEQGKKLAMLDAPLLIVGDTGTGKDMLARACHLRSSRGKKPFLALNCASLPDDVMESELYGHAPGAYRNALEGKKGFFEQANGGSVLLDQVGEMSPQMQTKLLRFLNDGTFRRVGEEHEVHVDVRVICATQKNLLELVQRGEFREDLYYRLNVLMLALPPLRERPADIMALTELFVARFADEQGIARPRIAPELYHLLPQYGWPGNVRQLKNTVYRALTQLDGRELRVQDIDLPSFTLDTVQNDDLLEGSLDDISKRFERSVLTRLYQAYPSTRKLAKRLGVSHTAIANKLREYGLSQRKAADEAEE, encoded by the coding sequence ATGCGTCTGGAAGTCTTTTGTGAAGATCGAATTGGCCTGACGCGCGAGTTGCTGGATTTGCTGGCCTCGCGCGCTATTGATTTACGGGGCATTGAAATTGACCCCGCCGGACGGATTTACCTGAATTTTGCTACGCTCGGTTTTGACGATTTTCGCGTACTGATGGCGGAGATTCGACGTATCGAAAGCGTGCGCGACGTGCGCACCGTGGCATTTATGCCTTCCGAGCGTGAGCAGCGCGCGATGAGCGCCGTATTGGAATCGATGCCTGAGCCGGTTTTCTCTCTCGATCTGAAAGGCAACATTGAATTGTTCAATCCGGCGATGCTGGCGCTGTTTGAACAATCGGCTGACAGCATCAGCGCTGTCACCATTAACCAGTTGATCCCCAATTACAACTTCACACGCTGGTTGGAGCGCGACGATCGCAGGCTGGAAGCGGAACGTGTAGTGATCCGTGGACAAGATTTCCTGTTGGAAATCACGCCGGTGTATTTGGATAATGATGCGGGCGAAAGCGTGATTGCTGGCGCGTTGGTCATGCTGAAATCGGCAGTGCTTATGGGCCGCCAGTTACAAGATCTGGCGGTTAACGATGAAAATGAATTCAATCATATCGTCGCCGTCAGCCCCAAAATGCGTCAGGTGGTTGAGCAAGGTAAAAAGCTGGCCATGCTCGATGCACCGCTGCTGATCGTCGGTGATACCGGAACCGGTAAAGATATGCTGGCCCGTGCGTGCCATCTGCGCAGTTCTCGCGGCAAAAAGCCTTTCCTGGCGCTCAATTGCGCTTCATTGCCTGACGATGTGATGGAAAGTGAACTGTACGGCCACGCACCGGGGGCTTATCGCAATGCGTTGGAAGGCAAAAAAGGCTTCTTTGAGCAGGCTAATGGGGGGTCTGTACTGCTGGATCAGGTGGGCGAAATGTCGCCGCAGATGCAAACCAAGCTGCTGCGTTTTCTCAATGACGGTACTTTCCGCCGGGTAGGGGAAGAGCACGAGGTTCACGTTGATGTCCGGGTGATTTGCGCCACGCAGAAAAATCTGCTGGAGCTGGTGCAACGCGGTGAGTTTCGTGAGGATCTCTACTACCGGCTTAACGTGTTGATGCTTGCCTTGCCGCCGCTGCGTGAACGTCCAGCAGATATCATGGCACTCACCGAACTGTTTGTGGCGCGTTTTGCTGATGAGCAGGGCATTGCCAGACCGCGCATTGCGCCGGAACTGTATCATCTGCTGCCGCAGTACGGGTGGCCGGGTAATGTGCGTCAGTTGAAAAACACCGTTTATCGTGCGTTAACCCAGTTGGACGGGCGCGAACTGCGCGTGCAGGATATCGATCTGCCCTCGTTCACCCTTGATACCGTACAGAACGATGATTTGCTTGAAGGTTCACTGGACGATATCAGCAAGCGCTTTGAACGTTCGGTGCTGACCCGCCTCTATCAGGCTTATCCTAGCACGCGGAAACTGGCAAAACGTCTGGGTGTTTCCCATACCGCCATCGCCAACAAATTGCGCGAATATGGGTTGAGCCAGCGTAAAGCTGCCGATGAGGCGGAGGAGTAA
- the tpx gene encoding thiol peroxidase — translation MSKNVHFQGNPVAVAGNFPEKGAKAAAFTLVAKDLSDVALTQFAGKRKILNIFPSIDTGVCAASVRKFNQLASELDNTVVLCISADLPFAQSRFCGAEGLNNVVVLSLLRGAEFKDNYGVAIAAGPLHGLTARAVVVLDEQDNVLHSELVNEITTEPDYDAALAALK, via the coding sequence ATGTCAAAAAATGTGCATTTTCAAGGCAATCCTGTCGCTGTAGCCGGAAACTTTCCAGAGAAAGGCGCTAAGGCTGCCGCCTTCACACTGGTTGCCAAGGACCTTTCCGATGTCGCGCTGACCCAGTTCGCCGGTAAGCGTAAAATCCTGAATATATTCCCAAGTATCGATACGGGTGTCTGCGCCGCTTCCGTGCGCAAATTTAACCAATTGGCTTCCGAACTGGATAACACCGTGGTTCTCTGCATCTCTGCCGATCTGCCGTTTGCACAATCGCGTTTCTGTGGTGCAGAAGGTCTGAACAACGTGGTGGTGCTCTCTTTGCTGCGCGGTGCAGAATTTAAGGACAACTACGGTGTTGCTATCGCTGCTGGTCCGCTGCACGGACTGACAGCACGTGCTGTGGTGGTATTGGATGAGCAAGACAACGTGCTGCACAGCGAGTTGGTGAACGAGATCACCACCGAGCCCGATTATGATGCCGCGCTGGCTGCACTGAAATAA
- the mpaA gene encoding murein tripeptide amidase MpaA produces the protein MTGTCLLTPRHQRGPLKVSGERYGSSALGAPLLYFPAEHASSDTGLILAGTHGDETASIAVLSCALRTLLPGQRHQHLVLCVNPDGCQLGLRANANGVDLNRNFPTANWQEANTVYRWNSATPERDVQLSTGAFPGSEPETQALCSLIERLDPAWVVTFHEPLACVDDPDRSTLAAWLSQAFSLPQVEHIGYPTPGSFGSWCAERQLPCITLELPAISADDASERYLSTCVTLLQQKFLYQCC, from the coding sequence ATGACGGGCACGTGTTTGCTGACACCACGCCACCAGCGTGGACCCCTTAAGGTATCCGGTGAGCGCTATGGTTCATCCGCGTTGGGCGCGCCGTTACTCTACTTTCCTGCCGAGCACGCCAGCAGCGATACCGGTCTGATTCTCGCCGGCACACACGGTGATGAAACCGCGTCAATCGCCGTTCTCTCCTGCGCCCTACGAACGCTGCTCCCCGGACAACGTCATCAGCATCTGGTGCTGTGCGTCAATCCGGACGGCTGCCAGCTTGGTCTGCGCGCCAATGCCAATGGCGTTGATCTGAACCGCAATTTCCCCACCGCTAACTGGCAGGAAGCCAATACGGTCTATCGCTGGAACAGCGCCACGCCTGAACGCGACGTGCAACTGTCCACCGGTGCGTTTCCAGGCTCAGAGCCTGAAACCCAGGCATTGTGTTCGCTGATTGAACGTCTCGATCCGGCCTGGGTTGTCACCTTCCACGAACCGCTTGCCTGTGTTGACGATCCGGACCGTTCTACGCTGGCAGCATGGCTTTCACAGGCCTTCTCGTTGCCGCAGGTCGAACATATTGGTTACCCCACGCCGGGCTCTTTTGGCAGTTGGTGCGCAGAACGCCAATTGCCCTGCATCACGTTAGAACTGCCTGCGATTTCCGCCGACGACGCGAGCGAACGCTACTTGTCCACCTGTGTCACCTTGTTGCAACAAAAGTTTTTATATCAATGTTGCTAA
- the uspF gene encoding universal stress protein UspF, which produces MYKTVLVPIDISENELTQRVVAHVEALAKLHDTYVHFLTVIPSYPYYTTLGVTYPAGLPDIEEMKRNTSAAFTEVIKRFNLPEDRIMPHIMTGTPKEQILKLADSLDADLIIIGSHRPSATTFLLGSNAAAVVRHATCLVLVVR; this is translated from the coding sequence ATGTATAAGACCGTGCTCGTTCCCATCGACATATCTGAAAATGAATTAACGCAACGCGTTGTGGCGCACGTAGAAGCGTTGGCCAAGCTGCATGACACCTACGTGCACTTTCTTACCGTGATCCCTTCATACCCCTATTACACCACCCTTGGTGTAACCTATCCTGCCGGGCTGCCCGATATCGAGGAGATGAAACGCAACACCAGCGCGGCATTTACCGAGGTCATTAAGCGTTTTAACCTGCCGGAAGACAGGATTATGCCGCACATCATGACCGGCACGCCCAAGGAGCAAATCCTGAAGCTTGCTGACTCACTCGATGCTGACCTCATCATCATCGGCTCCCACCGCCCCAGCGCCACCACCTTTTTACTGGGCTCCAACGCGGCCGCCGTGGTGCGACACGCCACCTGTTTGGTGCTTGTCGTTCGCTAG
- the zntB gene encoding zinc transporter ZntB, with amino-acid sequence MKPFEGKVLQDSEAVHACQLDGKGGIKPISADGVVDSTTPCWLHLDYSLPGSARWLNETPLLPDGIRNLLAGESARPRVTRLGEGTLITLRSINLNADSRPDQLVAVRVFITDTLIISTRRRKIAAINDVLTDLQEGNGPTDSGSWLVSVAEALTDQTSEFIDDLHEKIIDLEDDLLEQKIPARGTLALIRKQLIVLRRYMTPQRDVFSRLSGERLAWMGDDDRRRMQEIAERLGRGLDDLDASVARTTVLADEITSQMTEALNRRTYSMSVLAMIFLPTTFLNGLFGVNLGGIPGGGSSMGFITFCVMLIVLVGGVALWLKRSKWL; translated from the coding sequence ATGAAGCCGTTTGAAGGAAAAGTATTGCAGGATTCAGAGGCGGTTCATGCCTGCCAGTTGGATGGGAAGGGCGGAATCAAACCGATTTCGGCTGACGGGGTGGTGGATAGCACCACGCCTTGCTGGCTGCATTTGGATTATAGCCTGCCCGGCAGTGCGCGTTGGTTAAATGAAACGCCGCTGCTGCCTGACGGCATTCGTAACTTACTGGCTGGAGAAAGTGCACGTCCACGGGTTACGCGCCTGGGTGAGGGGACGCTCATTACCCTGCGCAGCATCAATCTCAATGCCGATTCACGCCCTGATCAGTTGGTGGCCGTGCGGGTCTTTATTACGGATACGCTGATTATCTCAACGCGCCGTCGCAAAATTGCCGCCATCAATGATGTGCTGACGGATCTGCAAGAGGGTAACGGCCCAACGGATAGCGGTAGCTGGCTGGTTTCCGTGGCCGAAGCGCTGACGGACCAAACCAGTGAATTTATCGACGATTTGCATGAAAAAATCATCGATCTGGAAGACGATCTGCTGGAGCAGAAAATTCCGGCGCGCGGTACGCTGGCATTGATTCGCAAACAGTTGATTGTATTACGGCGCTACATGACACCGCAGCGCGATGTATTTTCCCGTCTTTCGGGCGAGCGCCTGGCCTGGATGGGCGATGACGATCGCCGCAGGATGCAGGAAATTGCTGAACGCCTTGGGCGCGGGTTGGACGATTTGGACGCCAGTGTAGCCCGCACCACTGTACTGGCTGATGAAATTACTTCACAGATGACAGAGGCGCTGAATCGACGTACTTACAGCATGTCCGTGTTGGCCATGATATTTTTGCCAACCACTTTCTTAAACGGGCTGTTTGGGGTCAATCTGGGCGGGATCCCTGGCGGTGGTTCATCCATGGGATTTATCACCTTCTGCGTTATGTTGATCGTCTTGGTGGGGGGCGTTGCCCTGTGGTTAAAGCGCAGTAAATGGCTATGA
- the ttcA gene encoding tRNA 2-thiocytidine(32) synthetase TtcA, which produces MQKRLRRNVGEAIADFNMIEEGDRIMVCLSGGKDSYTLLEILRNLQQSAPVNFSLVAVNLDQKQPGFPEHVLPQYLDSLGVEYKIVEENTYGIVKEKIPEGKTTCSLCSRLRRGILYRTATELGATKIALGHHRDDMLQTLFLNMFYGGKLKGMPPKLMSDDGKHVVIRPLAYCREKDIERFAEARAFPIIPCNLCGSQPNLQRQVIKDMLRDWDKRHPGRIETMFTAMQNVVPSHLADHHLFDFKGIQHGSEVIDGGDLAFDRETLPLQPVGWQPEDDAVAEPERLNVIEIK; this is translated from the coding sequence CTGCAAAAGCGTTTACGTCGTAACGTTGGCGAAGCGATCGCTGACTTCAATATGATTGAAGAGGGTGACCGCATTATGGTGTGTCTCTCCGGCGGTAAAGACAGTTACACGCTGCTGGAAATACTGCGTAATCTGCAACAGAGCGCCCCTGTGAATTTTTCACTGGTGGCCGTCAATCTCGATCAGAAACAGCCGGGTTTCCCTGAGCATGTTTTGCCACAGTATCTGGACAGTCTGGGCGTTGAATACAAGATTGTCGAAGAGAACACCTACGGCATTGTGAAAGAAAAAATCCCTGAGGGGAAAACCACCTGCTCCCTCTGTTCGCGACTGCGTCGCGGTATTCTCTACCGCACGGCTACCGAGCTGGGAGCCACCAAAATTGCGCTGGGTCACCACCGCGACGATATGTTGCAAACGCTGTTTCTCAACATGTTTTACGGCGGCAAGTTAAAAGGAATGCCACCGAAGCTGATGAGTGACGACGGCAAACACGTGGTGATCCGCCCACTGGCCTACTGTCGCGAAAAAGATATCGAACGTTTTGCCGAAGCGCGCGCGTTTCCGATTATCCCCTGCAACCTGTGCGGATCGCAGCCTAATCTGCAACGTCAGGTGATTAAAGACATGCTGCGCGATTGGGATAAACGTCATCCCGGCCGTATTGAGACGATGTTCACGGCCATGCAAAACGTTGTGCCTTCCCACTTGGCCGACCATCACCTTTTCGATTTCAAGGGGATCCAGCACGGCAGTGAAGTGATTGACGGTGGGGATTTAGCGTTTGATCGTGAAACGCTTCCGCTCCAGCCGGTCGGTTGGCAACCCGAAGACGATGCCGTTGCCGAACCTGAACGCCTTAACGTTATCGAAATCAAATAA
- a CDS encoding putative hemolysin — protein sequence MKGYQWLLVGIGAVLVTACSSDNHQVAQSEANTISRNETALLLKSSSPAEVNCTLAGGTMAQSRQLNGSNIGTCQLANGKRCDESSLLNGMCPAG from the coding sequence ATGAAAGGGTATCAATGGCTATTGGTCGGTATCGGTGCAGTACTGGTAACCGCATGCAGCAGTGACAATCATCAGGTCGCGCAGAGCGAGGCCAATACAATAAGTCGGAATGAGACCGCATTATTGCTGAAAAGCAGCTCTCCGGCAGAAGTAAATTGCACGCTGGCGGGCGGCACGATGGCGCAGTCTCGGCAATTGAACGGCAGTAATATCGGCACCTGCCAGTTAGCCAACGGTAAGCGTTGCGATGAATCATCGTTACTGAACGGTATGTGTCCGGCGGGCTGA